The Cellulophaga lytica DSM 7489 nucleotide sequence AAATGAAATGGAAGATTTTGACTCAGAATTATTAGAGCGTTATCCAAATTATGAGTCATTAGGGGCTTTAGATTTAGAGTATGCTTTAGAGGCAAATCCAGAATTTCGTTATGATTCTTATGCCGAATTTGTTTTGTTTGTAGATACAACAAAAAAAGACTTCCCTGTTGTTATTTTTGATGGTCAAGATATTTTTGCTACCCTTTATGACACTTTTGAGCTGTTTTATGCGTCTTTATATAAAATAACCTAATTAAAAGACAATACAATTCCACAGCGAATATAAACTGTATACTTACAAATATAAACCTCCTATACTTTTATAAACTAAATGTACCTATTATTGCTTGGCATTGTGTTAATCACAAGGCAATAAGGTTATTAAAGAACCTTGTTTCTATATAATTATTTATAAAATAGGGTATGAGAGAGTCTGATTTAGATATTTTAAAAAAATCACTTACTATTATAATAGGTTTTGAAGAGCGTGTAGATTTAGTTAATTCTGCTTCTGAATTTTTAGAAATACATAACAGAAATATACAAATGCTTAAAGATTTGGGTGTAGAGAGACAATCTGATTTTATAAAAAAAAATATTAGTGATTACCCTAAGCTTAGAGTTTCAGAAATTGAGTTGTTTATATTTAGAAAGAGAAAAGAAAAAAGTTTTCTGTGGTTTGTTGGCGGCCGTAGATTAGGCTTTGTTTATGATTTAATTAGAACAAGAGGGGTGCTTTTATCTCAAATAAAAAAGAAAGTAGCTAAAATTAAAGACATCAACCAAAGGATGTACAAGGTTGTAGAAAATCCTATTTTTGAAGAGGTATACCAGAAAACAGGCTATTAAATATATAAATTACAATTAATTTTTTTTGTCTTAGTTATTCTACTTTTTTATACAAATAAGCGCTAAACCCTTACAAATATAAATTACTAGTTTTTTTATTGCATACTTGTTATTAAAATTGATATAAATAAAATTTTAAAAAATGAAAAAGCTAACTACGCTACTTGTTTTGCTTGTTGTTACTTCGGGTTTATGTCAACTTCCAAATTTAGATTTAAATCAATTTCCGCTTTCAACTTACTTAGAAGCAGAAAATAACTTTCCTGGAGGAAAAATATTAAATTCTGACTATTATACAGTTTCCGATGATTTGGGATTACTTTCATTTATAAGAAAAGATAGTGACATTGCAGATATAGACATAGTTGCTAGATATGTTTATTATAAAAAAGATAGTCTTATTCTAGAATTAATTAATGAGTGGGATGTAGCCAACCACAACAAAAAAATCAATAATAAAAAAGACTTAGAGTTTAGAAAAAATATGCTCAGTTTTTATTTAAGAGGAGAAAAAGCAATGATAGCTTCTATGGGAGAAGGTACTGTAGAAGGAAATATTCCTTTAGAAATTAATGATAGCACTGCTTATTATAAAAGTACAGTTTGGAATTTAGAAAACACATTAGTAAAATTAAGCATTACAATGTCTAACAACTACAATAAACAAACAGAAGAGTTTCCTATACACAAATTTGTTGTGAGTATGAGAGCAACAAATATAACAGATAGACCTACATATAAAACTAAGCAGTTGATAAAGAGAGATAGAAAAGAAATACCAAATATAGAGCACCCTATTGTAAGTGGTAAAGATCCTATTTATATTGGCTGTGAAAAAAGTGTAGATAAAGGAGTTTGTTTGCGTAATAGCGTTAGAAAAAGAATACTAAAAGAATTAGAAGTAGAAAATGTAGTAATTGAAAATGCTACTTTAAAAGTAAGATTTAGGGTAGAAATAGATGGCAGTATAACTCCTTTTGAAAGAGATATAAAATCAAACAACAAGAAACTACAGACAATAGCCTTACAGACTATTATTGGTTTACCTAAAATGATACCTGCTTACTCTAAAAAAATGGACCAAAATGTTACTGCTGGTAATATTTTTTATCTGGTAATTAAAGACGGTAAAATAGCTAATTTAGAGTAGTGATTTTATTGTTCTACTGTAAAATTTAATTGTTTATTTTTGATTATAAAATGAGGTATTGTAAAAAGAAAAAAGCTTGCTAAATCTAATATTTAGCAAGCTTTTAGTGACCTCGACAGGATTCAAACCTTGTCTGTAATTCCTTAGTATTATTGACTTTCTTAGTTTTTCAATTTGATTACTAACCTAATAGCTACCATTTACATTGAAAGTCTTTATAGTTGTTTGTCTTTCTCAGAAGATCATAAAGATACGAAAATCAAGGATTCAAACCTATATAAATCATATTAAATACTATGAAATTTGTTCAAGATATTGGTTAACGATTTCCTCTTTAATACCGCTATATTCGGCGAATTCTTCTGCAGTGATAAATTGGTGTGACTTCTTACCAAAGTGGGTTTTAATGTCATTTAAAAGCTTACGACCGTAGCGTTCACTTCTTCCAGTGATACGCTGTATGTCTTTTGGGTATATACAAGCTCTTACTATTCTCATTTTATACTCTATCCATACTTTATCTATACCTCAACTATGGATTGTTTATATGTCTTCTTATGGCATAAAACGTATTTTGTGGCACCAATGTATGGCTGTTTTTGATTTCTTTTATAAAACTAGTGTCTTTTGTCTAATAATCAAAAAATTAGAACATTATGGCTAGACAAACAGGTATTATCAAATTAAAAGGAACTATCGGAGATATTTCTTTTTACAAAAGCGCAGATGGACACCTTGCGCGCTATAAAGGAGGTGTCGATGCCAATCGTATTGCAAATGATCCTGCGTTTCAGAGAACTCGTGAAAATGGCTCTGAGTTTGGACGTGCTGGAAAAGGAGGTAAAGTGATTCGAAATGCTATCCGTGTGCTTTTGCAGAACGCAAAAGACAAGCGTGTAGTGAGTCGTTTGACTAAATCTCTTGTAGCAATTACAAAAACTGATACTGTCAATGAGCGTGGTCTTAGAACCATTGAAGACGGTGATATGGCTACATTGCAAGGCTTTGAATTTAATGCGAATGGAAAGCTAGGCGCAACACTATTTGCTCCTTATACTACATCTCTTGATCGTACAACTGGAGATGTCGATGTGAGTTTGGCTCCATTTTCACCAACAGTAAGAATTGCAGCTCCAGGAGGTACTACTCACTTTAAGGTAGTAATGGGTGCTGCAGAGCTTGATTTTGCCAATGAGACCTCAACTTTTGAGAGTGATGAAACGGCGATTCTTCCTTATGATAGTGCAAATACTGCAGCAATTGATTTGAGTGTTGCACTTCCAGCAAACTCAGCGCTTCCAATTTTGCAAGTCGTTGGTATTGAGTTTTATCAAGAAGTAAATGGACAAATGTATCCGTTAAAAAACGGTGCATTTAATGCACTTGCTGTAGCAAAAGTAGATACTGTCTAAATGAATGTGTTGTTGCAAAGGACCTATTATAAAGAGGGCACTAATAGTGCTCTCTTCTATAATGGTCAGTTTTTAGGTTTTGCTATTGAATTACCTTGGTTGAACAATGAAAGAAACGTGTCTTGTATACCTGAAGGCGAATACGAGCTGAAAGCGAGGTATTCGGTAAAATTTAAGCATCATTTACATCTTACTAATGTAGAAGAGCGTAGTCTTATACTACTGCATCCTGCTAATAACGCGAAGCGTGAGCTTCGTGGTTGTATAGCTCCTGTAACTAAGTTAACAGGTATAGGAAAAGGAGCTTATTCCAAACCACTGTTTCAAAAATTAGTATCTCTTTGCTATCAAGCATTTGACAGAAACGAAAACGTATTATTAACTATTAAATATTAAGACAATGAATATTGTAGAACGTTATAAAAAGCCAACGCCTAAGTTTTTCAGAACTTTGCGTAATATAGGTATCGCATTAGCTACCGCAGGTGGCGCAATTATCGCAGCACCTATTAGTTTGCCAGCTGTTTTGGTAACTGTAGCAACTTATATGACTGTTGCCGGAACCGTTGCTACTGCTGTTAGTCAAGCAGTAACAATTGATGAGAAGACAGAGATTCCCAAAATAGACGGAAAAGATTCCGCGTCGAATATTAAATAGAGTGACACAAAATGTAACACATATCAAATTTTCGGTACTAGGTGGGACGTTATCTTCTGCGTGGATTCATATCACATCAGATGACCTCATTAAGACAGCACTTATGGCTGCAATAGGCGCAGTAATTAGCTATGTGGTTTCATTACTCGTAAAAAGACTGCATCATACGCTACTACGATTACGGTCTGGACGAGTGCCGAGAAAGAAGAAAAAGTAATAAAGAAGAGCTTCCGAAGAGGCTCTTTTTTTATTCCGATACTTTCATTGAATCACAAAACCCTTCCGTATTATTTTAAAAGAAAAACAAAAAAAAGAAAGCGATTTCTCTAGTGGCGTGGCAATGCTGTCAAGTTTTTTGGAAAAATCGTGCGCCTAGGAGGAAGGTTGAAAAAAATAGAACTGCCTTTTGGCGTGCTATTTTTTTCAAAACCTTTGGCTTGAACTTTATAGCATTATTGTGGTGGCCGATGGAAGCCAACTAAATTTGTGGCCTTTTTTATTATTATTCTTAAGACTGTTGAATAAGTGGTTGATAAATAGAGTTTAATGTTGTGATTTGAATTTCTATTTTAAGTACATTTAATATCAAAACAATACAAATATTATGTCAAAATTTGAAGTATATCAAGATGCTAGGAGTGAGTATCGTTTTAGGTTGAAAGCTGATAATGGTCAAAAAATATTAGCAAGTGAAGGTTATTCAGCTAAAGCTGGATGTATGAATGGAATAGAATCTGTTCGTAAAAATTCACAAGATGATAAACGATATGAGCGTTTAAAGGCGAGTAATGGTAAGCACTATTTTAATCTTAAGGCGAGTAATGGTCAGGTTATAGGAACTAGTGAAATGTATGAATCTTCTTCTGGAATGGAAAATGGTATTGCATCGGTTACATCTAATGCACCAAAAGCAACTATTGAAGAGGTTTAAAATTTTTTAAAAGAAGTTTTAAGGCCTTCTGAAGTATAAGGTTCTCTTATCCGCTATTGTTTGTTAAGCAGGTAATCTAAAAGGCGCGAGCCGACTGCGAGATTAGCAAGGGTACTGTGAGTGATAGTGTGAGGTACGAGCACTCTCACGGTAATGTGGTAACACTAGGTGGCGCAGTTTTTTGATTTGGTTTAAAGTGATTTCTATTTTTAATTGAATAGGTAAGTGCTATGTGTGAGTGAGGTGACTGAAGGTAGGAAGACGCCGAAGGAATACATAGCTCTTACGTACTAGGACGGAAGCGGTATCAGCTTAACCGCTAGGTAAGGTGGTATGGCTGTAGGACGTTATTTAATAACCGAAATTTATTGAATAGGTATCAAAAAATGTGACACCGGTAGACCTCAAACTTATGGTAGTCTTCCTAAGCCTAGCTATGCTCTTGTTATTTAAATATCAATTTCTTAGTGTTTTGCGTTCTCATAACGTAATGCTGCCATAAGTTTGAGGTCGTAGCCCGCAGCGACACGCAGGCTCGCAAAACATTAAATAGCGGTTGTGCCTTAATAAATTATGCGTGTGCATAGCACACACAGCTTTGGATTTTAAGGCACAAGAGTAGCTATGGGTGAGGAATAGCGTAATGTGTGCAATAGTACAAGTAAATAGTGCGAGCGAGGACGTATCGCCGCAGTAGTTCTATTTACTGTAAGCACAAATGCGACGATAGAAGCATTTTTGATTATGTACTATGTAACTAAATGGAGCGACTGACGAACACCTTATTACCTGCCTTCCCGAATTTTGAAATTATTAGTGCAGATGAATTGAAAGATGTATTCTTTTTAATTTAGATTATAGAGATTATATTAAACCTTTTTGGTAAAGCGTTTAGTAAAAGCATTTATTCGAATATATTTTAATCCTTTTTGAACTATCGAATTGATCTAATATCCTTTTCTACCGTATTTTTTCACTACGTCTATATACTTGTTGCGCAATCTTAGATAGTTTTCTAATGAACATTCGATGCTACCATTTTTTGAACCTTCAAAGTGCACTGGTATTGGTTTATACTTTTCTATGAGTTCATCATATAAGTTATCTAATATTAAAAAGTAATCTATAACATATTCATATCCTGTAATGTCTAACTCCAATTCAACTTGTTCCTGCTCGTAAAATATTATGGAATCTGTTTTCCATTTCTCAGAAAATTCAAAATAGATAGATCCATATAGGTTTTCTTGATTTTTAAAGAACCAGATTAGTCTTTCTCTTTCAGTACTAGAATTGTGATAATCCACCAGACTCTCAATTGCTTGTTCTTTCACTTGTGTTATCTCAAATACGCGTTCTACTTTACTTACCAAACTATAAGCATCATTATATAAGTTGTAGTCGAAACATTCAAATGGACCAAAACCGTTAATGGTTTCGCTTAAGTAGTTAAAGTTATTGTAGTACCAATTCAATAATTTATCTACTTTTATGGGTTTTTCGATCTCACTTATTTGATTTAATAATTCATTATATTCTTTTTTTATAATGAGGTACTTTGAGGTAGGTTTAAAGTTGTAATATTCATCTTTTCTAAAACTGAAACCTAAATCTATGGACTTTTCAAGATCTGTAAAGTTTGTGAGTTTATTACAGACGTAAATATCATCTGCAAACTCTTCATCTTTACTTTCAATAAACAAGTCTAAATAGTATCCAGAATTTGATAGAAAGGTCATTCCTTCACAGCCCTTATTGCAAGATTCACAAATACCAAAAAATACATCGTCGAAGGAATGGCAATCGTCACGCCTAGCTTGATTAAACTTCTTTTCTAATTTTTCAAGAAAAAGTGATTTAGGAACATCTTGATATGGCTTATTATCATCCAGCAGTTCTTTTAAAGCAGCTATATCGAAGTTTTTGATGGCTTGTGTTATTTCATTAATAGAATTAATTTTCATTCTCTTTCTTCTCGTAATTATGTATTAATGAAGAAATGAAAGCACCACCAGCTGCTGTAGCTAACCAACCCCAAACACCTACACCTGTACCTAAAGCTGCGATACCTATGCCTCCAGTTCCAAAAATGAAGAAGCCAGTGACAGCACCTAGGAAAGCGCCAATAAACAGCTTGCTATTAGTTGATTGATCACTCCACATAATTCGTTTGATTTCTTTTGCTTTTTCCTTAGTCGTAAGATTTGAGGACTGAACTTCATTTACTTTTTTTAAAATCGTCATCAGTTTTTCTTTCTTAGAACTTGAAAGCTTTGAGATATAGTTAATTGCTTTTTCAAGTATATTTTGCTCTGATTTTTTATCTTCCATATATGTTAGTTTAGTAGAAGCCAACGAATTCTAAAACCTCCTGAAATAATTCGTCATAATCTTTAATTGCATTATCATATATCCCTGAATTTAATAACTCATCAAGATTATTCAAATCTTGATTATATAATCTTTCTATTTGTTCAAAACCAATTTCTGTTTCAACTTCTTTTATGACAAATATTGCTAATAATATGTCATCTATATATCCGATTGCGCCGTGTTCGTCTTCTGAATACAGGTCTTTTGGCACAAGGAAGTACCCAATAGAGGTGAAAATTTTTGATCTATTTGCAACAGAAAGGTCAGTCACATCAAGTAAAGAAGTTAATAATTGATAAATATAAGGTGCAGACCTAATAAGCTCACTATGCTTGTTTTGATAGTCCCTAGTATTATTTAACAATAGATCTTCAAATTTGAATTTCTTAAAGCTTGTAGTTTTCATCCAAATAGTTTTTTGTGTCTTGATCCCAAATAATCACTCTCTCTGGATCAAATTCATTTATAATATCTTTGTACTCTTTACATTCTTCCCCAAATAGTGCGATAATCAAAATTCCAGATGTTCGCGTTAAAATAGTGTAGACATAATGCCTAATACGTTCGCTAAATTCTATATTCTTTCGCGCTGTCCATACCACACACTTCTTTTCCAATCCTTTAACTTTTAATATGGTCTCATCATAGGAAAGCCCGCGCCTAAATAAAGCAAGTTCATTCCTTAGTTCTGCGTCTTTTTCAAGAATTAGGATATTGTCGTAAGGGACTACGTTAAAATTAAATATATCATATTGATGATAGGAAGACACTGCATTTTTAATCTTTAATGCCATCTCCTTTGAATTTGAAGCTTTAATAAGGATTGGTCGAGCACCTGGCGGAGCACCTTTAAATGGAGATAAAGGATTTTTAATATCATCTTCTTCAGTAACGATATTTTTAGAAAAATTCTGTAGACATTCACTTATTCTGTAAGGCAGTCTATAAGACCCTACTAGTTGAATAAATTTTCTTCTACCCATATCCTCTTGCGACAGTCTTGGAATATTTGCAACATTTCCAAGATGTATGGCTTGTGCAAAATCTCCACAAATGATAAGATTATTTGGGTTTTTTAGTAACTCATAAAAGATGTTATAATCAGTTTGAGTACAATCTTGAAACTCATCAACAATAAGATGAGAAAATCCAAAACCTTTGTTCGATTTTTTCAATTCTTTATAAAACTGATGGCGTCTCTTTACAAAAGAACTATTTAAACCTAAAAGTTCAAGATACAGTACGACACTTTCAAATAAGTATTTTCTTGAATTACCATCTCTTTCTAAGCGCTTTCTACCTTTAATTCGTGCTTTAGCATATATTGATGCTTCTGCTATATCTTGTCCATAAATCACATAATGATATTCATCAATAACGTATCTGTCATTAAGTACGTGATCGTAAACATTAGTAGTAATTCCATATTTCTTTTTAATTGTATTTATTGCCCTAGCAGCAACACTTAAGTGATAATTGTCAAACTGAATTTTATCATTTTTAAACGGAGTTGGTGCATCTGAAATTTTAGACCATAACCTAGTAGGCAAAACATCAAAATGCATTATGGTAATGGTATCTTTAGTTGATTCGCCTACTCGCAAAGAATCGCCACGATCAATAAACTTAAATTTCTCACGTGATAACAACTCCTTCAACCAACTTTTTATAACACTTACAAGTCCTTTATTGAAAGTTGTTACGAGTATAGATATCTCTTCAATTGGTTTTTCAGAGCTATTTTTTAAGATATTTATTATTCTCTCTGTAATCACTACAGTTTTACCACATCCAGCTGGTCCATATATAACAGTAGGCCTTCCGTCATCTTCAGCTGCTTTCTTTTGTTCTGGAGACAGAATTATATCCCTACGAACGGTTAACGGTGGTGTAAACAAATCTACAGAAGGTGATTCTATAGGAATTGATAAACCTGGGGTCGCAAGTCTCAAAATTATTGATGACATCCAGTTTTCTTGCCATACTGGCATACCGTTATACTGTACTCCGCATTCTTCTTTTATTTTGCGTCTTACAGCTAAAGTACTTGGTAAAGAACCAGTAAATAGATGTTTCATATCAATAGACAACACTTCGTAATTTTGATTTTTGATAGGAACAGAAGCTTTATTCATCAAATAGCTTTTCCTTTTAGAAGTATTGCAAATAATAAATCTAGGTTCAAAGGTTTCTACCAGTTTGGATAAATTATCACTTAAATGCTGAACATTATCACTCTGATCAAATAAATAGCTGGCTGTTATCCAAAAATTATTGAAATTAGAAGTATCTGTCTGTTCCCAAGAATTGACGGAATAAATTGTCTTTATATCCTTCGCTATTTCGTAACTCTTAATAAATTCAGGCCACAAATAACTCCTATTGTAATCCAACATAAAGGGACTTGTGTCAATATTTATAATGGTAATTTTGGGGCTTTTACCAAATAACTGGTCAAGACCTATTTTACATAAAGAAATAGCAAGTTGAACAGCTCCGGTTCCAGCACCTAGGTCAAGTAGAGTAATTTCATTCTCTTCACGTGCTTCGTAAAGTAACTTGGCGAAG carries:
- a CDS encoding DUF5675 family protein, which gives rise to MNVLLQRTYYKEGTNSALFYNGQFLGFAIELPWLNNERNVSCIPEGEYELKARYSVKFKHHLHLTNVEERSLILLHPANNAKRELRGCIAPVTKLTGIGKGAYSKPLFQKLVSLCYQAFDRNENVLLTIKY
- a CDS encoding YegP family protein, which gives rise to MSKFEVYQDARSEYRFRLKADNGQKILASEGYSAKAGCMNGIESVRKNSQDDKRYERLKASNGKHYFNLKASNGQVIGTSEMYESSSGMENGIASVTSNAPKATIEEV
- a CDS encoding DUF1232 domain-containing protein — encoded protein: MKTTSFKKFKFEDLLLNNTRDYQNKHSELIRSAPYIYQLLTSLLDVTDLSVANRSKIFTSIGYFLVPKDLYSEDEHGAIGYIDDILLAIFVIKEVETEIGFEQIERLYNQDLNNLDELLNSGIYDNAIKDYDELFQEVLEFVGFY
- a CDS encoding UvrD-helicase domain-containing protein is translated as MYNNYLDWLENQRSILDELFARAGFTFYEKHKHLDNFSFDANETQKECYLLGTDRDLCYDRFTIGLSYSLWYQGKRTNAFISYFAKLLYEAREENEITLLDLGAGTGAVQLAISLCKIGLDQLFGKSPKITIINIDTSPFMLDYNRSYLWPEFIKSYEIAKDIKTIYSVNSWEQTDTSNFNNFWITASYLFDQSDNVQHLSDNLSKLVETFEPRFIICNTSKRKSYLMNKASVPIKNQNYEVLSIDMKHLFTGSLPSTLAVRRKIKEECGVQYNGMPVWQENWMSSIILRLATPGLSIPIESPSVDLFTPPLTVRRDIILSPEQKKAAEDDGRPTVIYGPAGCGKTVVITERIINILKNSSEKPIEEISILVTTFNKGLVSVIKSWLKELLSREKFKFIDRGDSLRVGESTKDTITIMHFDVLPTRLWSKISDAPTPFKNDKIQFDNYHLSVAARAINTIKKKYGITTNVYDHVLNDRYVIDEYHYVIYGQDIAEASIYAKARIKGRKRLERDGNSRKYLFESVVLYLELLGLNSSFVKRRHQFYKELKKSNKGFGFSHLIVDEFQDCTQTDYNIFYELLKNPNNLIICGDFAQAIHLGNVANIPRLSQEDMGRRKFIQLVGSYRLPYRISECLQNFSKNIVTEEDDIKNPLSPFKGAPPGARPILIKASNSKEMALKIKNAVSSYHQYDIFNFNVVPYDNILILEKDAELRNELALFRRGLSYDETILKVKGLEKKCVVWTARKNIEFSERIRHYVYTILTRTSGILIIALFGEECKEYKDIINEFDPERVIIWDQDTKNYLDENYKL